A window of Fragaria vesca subsp. vesca linkage group LG7, FraVesHawaii_1.0, whole genome shotgun sequence contains these coding sequences:
- the LOC101295087 gene encoding uncharacterized protein LOC101295087, whose translation MFQLGAHHGSLLDMLHAGLVHSRSPQLRELWLTAFVVTLYCIWKFRNQARFDGVQPNVSKACNLIFGQVVASNKISSSCMNNGVFYLSILKKVGVPCKPSKAPCIVEVNWHPPLFGWVKVNTDGAWRSSSGQAGYGGIFRDFRGGVLGVFCSNFNMASSVAAEVMAVIKAIELSWVRDWKHVWLEVDSSLVITFLRSPHLVPWKLRLSGGIVYIGYHICIFVLFIFS comes from the coding sequence ATGTTTCAGTTGGGTGCTCATCATGGTTCTCTATTAGACATGTTGCATGCAGGCTTGGTTCATAGTCGTAGCCCTCAATTGCGTGAGTTATGGCTCACTGCTTTTGTTGTTACGTTGTATTGCATTTGGAAGTTCAGGAACCAAGCTAGGTTTGATGGAGTTCAACCTAATGTCAGTAAGGCATGTAATCTGATTTTTGGGCAAGTGGTTGCTTCTAATAAAATTAGTTCTAGCTGCATGAATAATGGGGTTTTTTATCTTTCCATTCTGAAGAAGGTTGGTGTCCCTTGCAAGCCTAGTAAAGCTCCGTGCATTGTGGAAGTCAATTGGCATCCTCCATTATTTGGTTGGGTTAAAGTCAACACTGATGGTGCTTGGCGTAGCTCTTCGGGCCAAGCGGGTTATGGAGGCATATTTCGGGATTTTAGAGGTGGAGTACTTGGTGTTTTTTGCTCCAATTTTAATATGGCGAGTTCGGTGGCAGCAGAGGTTATGGCAGTCATAAAAGCTATTGAGCTATCATGGGTGCGAGACTGGAAACATGTATGGTTGGAGGTTGATTCTTCCTTAGTTATTACTTTTCTTCGCTCGCCGCATTTAGTGCCTTGGAAGCTAAGGTTGAGTGGGGGAATTGTTTACATCGGATATCACATATGCATTTTCGTTCTTTTCATATTTTCGTGA
- the LOC101295377 gene encoding licodione synthase-like, protein MALELLLLFALGIISLLLFSRRALSHTHRVQHLLPPSPFALPIIGHFHLLGPLIHRSFQALSFRFGPIFSLRLGSVPCIVVTSPKLAKEFLKTHELSFVSRVQSAAIKRITYYSSLAFSPYGPYWKFIKKVTVNELLSSRSVSKFHSIRADEYSRLLRLLAERAKSCLAVNLSEELPRLCHNIIGQMMLGKYSTAASSSTERAEEARLVVREATRIFGELNLCDFNMVWKKLDLQGFGKRIEDTHLKFDELVEKVVMEREQLRIENNVQKTNGGEEKDEEVKDFLSILLDMLEDESGESVEVGFSRVHIKALITDLFTASTDTTAIAMEWALAELINHPAVLEKAREEIDRVVGNGRIVEESDGPNLPYIQAIIKETFRLHPPVPMVTRISVEDCKVGEYVIPTNTILFVNNWAIGRDSKNWEKPLDFWPERFLEGGDQTSGMDVRGQHFQFLPFGSGRRICPGINLTMKMVPSLVGAMIQCFDWKVIPSKKMNNIDGVVEMDERPGLTTPRAHDLVCFPVARFNLLNILKP, encoded by the exons ATGGCACTTGAGCTACTCCTACTCTTCGCTTTGGGAATTATCTCTCTTCTTCTCTTTAGCAGGAGAGCACTAAGCCACACTCACCGTGTTCAACACCTCCTCCCTCCAAGCCCCTTTGCTTTGCCCATAATTGGCCACTTCCATCTCCTTGGCCCTCTCATCCACCGCTCTTTCCAAGCCCTCTCGTTCCGGTTTGGCCCCATATTTTCTCTCCGTCTCGGCTCCGTCCCATGCATCGTCGTGACCTCGCCCAAGCTCGCAAAAGAGTTCCTCAAAACCCATGAACTCTCCTTCGTATCCCGCGTTCAGTCCGCCGCCATCAAACGCATAACCTACTATTCTTCCTTGGCTTTTTCGCCCTACGGACCATACTGGAAGTTTATCAAGAAGGTGACGGTGAACGAGCTCCTCAGCAGCCGTAGCGTCAGCAAGTTTCATTCCATTAGGGCGGACGAGTACTCTCGGCTACTGAGACTCTTGGCCGAGAGAGCCAAGAGTTGTCTGGCTGTAAACCTCAGCGAAGAGCTGCCGAGGCTTTGCCACAACATTATAGGCCAGATGATGCTTGGGAAGTACTCCACCGCGGCTTCGAGCAGCACAGAGCGGGCTGAGGAGGCGAGGTTGGTGGTTAGGGAGGCGACGAGGATTTTCGGAGAGTTGAACTTGTGTGATTTTAATATGGTTTGGAAGAAACTGGACTTACAGGGGTTTGGAAAGAGAATTGAGGACACGCATCTCAAGTTTGATGAACTAGTGGAGAAGGTTGTTATGGAACGTGAACAACTGAGAATTGAGAACAACGTACAAAAAACTAACGGAGGAGAGGAAAAGGACGAGGAGGTCAAGGATTTTCTAAGCATTTTGCTTGATATGTTGGAAGATGAGAGTGGTGAGAGTGTGGAGGTTGGATTTTCAAGAGTTCATATTAAGGCTCTAATTACG GATTTATTCACGGCTAGTACTGACACAACAGCTATTGCAATGGAGTGGGCGTTAGCGGAACTCATCAATCACCCGGCGGTGCTCGAGAAAGCAAGGGAGGAGATCGACCGTGTAGTTGGAAATGGACGAATAGTGGAGGAATCGGATGGTCCAAATCTTCCATACATCCAAGCTATCATCAAAGAAACATTTAGGCTACACCCACCTGTTCCTATGGTCACAAGAATATCCGTAGAAGACTGTAAAGTCGGGGAATATGTTATTCCGACGAATACAATACTCTTTGTGAACAACTGGGCAATCGGAAGAGATTCTAAAAACTGGGAAAAACCTTTGGACTTTTGGCCTGAAAGATTCTTAGAAGGGGGTGACCAGACAAGCGGAATGGATGTTAGAGGTCAACATTTTCAATTTCTTCCATTTGGGTCCGGGAGGAGAATATGTCCCGGTATCAACTTGACCATGAAAATGGTTCCTAGTCTGGTGGGAGCTATGATTCAGTGCTTTGATTGGAAGGTCATTCCAAGCAAGAAGATGAACAATATTGATGGTGTTGTTGAAATGGATGAAAGACCTGGACTAACAACTCCAAGAGCCCATGATCTTGTGTGTTTTCCTGTAGCTCGCTTTAATCTACTCAACATCCTTAAACCTTAA